One window of the Periophthalmus magnuspinnatus isolate fPerMag1 chromosome 6, fPerMag1.2.pri, whole genome shotgun sequence genome contains the following:
- the zgc:136858 gene encoding uncharacterized protein zgc:136858, with protein sequence MVTRACTLILRRGVSTYPSRLCKHDSLFQVHPSVSQALAGNRPVVALESTIITHGMPYPHNLSTAKEVEAIIRAEGATPATVGVIEGKVHVGLSSEELDFLSQCKTSLKVSRRDLAYVISQGLSGGTTVSATMIAAHRAGIPVFVTGGIGGVHRDGENSLDISADLTELGRIPIAVVSAGIKSILDIGRTLEFLETQGVCVATYGSSKNFPAFFSPQSGFSSPHQVCNPKEAAALIASALSLGLQSGILFAVPIPAEQAAAGQEIEEAIQAAVKEASDKCVTGRDVTPFILQKVNELTKGKSLQANIALIHNNAKVGSQIACALSKRQNEKSITTTRQNGNLNKGSDIVVIGGINVDFIAKGKTNTLLSGQTNPGSVCQSFGGVGRNIADALSRLGHNPLFISATGSDFHSEAVFSYCKHMNTSGVVQLKKKSTATYCAVITASGELSLGLGDMDIHQQITEQYVSQFEDQLSGSTLVCLDGNLPVTTINYVCSLVEKHNINVWYEPTDSDKASKPFLSEAWKSLCYASPNFSELCTMNKTLGFPVPQALPDTLDEMLDVAMALSRPLLEHFHCLVVTLGACGVLICGENKAGSIYLQPRKWKTKRQLGALFYPALKVTAEETVNVSGAGDSFAGALIAGILQGRDTDSCVRMGLLAARLSLASAHPISPFLTSDAIDPNKHLNWTRPTFIKIN encoded by the exons ATGGTAACTAGAGCCTGCACCCTAATCCTGAGAAGAGGGGTTTCAACCTATCCTAGCAGGCTTTGCAAACATG aCAGTCTCTTCCAAGTCCACCCATCTGTGTCACAGGCATTGGCAGGAAATAGACCTGTGGTGGCACTAGAGAGCACAATTATAACCCATGGCATGCCCTATCCTCACAATCTGAG CACAGCCAAAGAAGTAGAGGCCATTATACGGGCTGAAGGAGCAACACCCGCCACTGTTGGGGTCATAGAGGGTAAAGTTCATGTTGGTCTGTCTTCAGAGGAGCTAGATTTCCTATCTCAGTGCAAGACATCGCTGAAAGTGTCACGAAGAGATCTGGCCTATGTCATCAGCCAA GGGCTGTCTGGAGGGACAACTGTGTCAGCCACAATGATAGCAGCACATCGAGCAGGCATCCCAGTGTTTGTGACTGGGGGAATAGGAGGAGTCCACAGAGATGGAGAAAACA GTCTAGACATTAGTGCAGATTTGACAGAGTTGGGCAGAATCCCTATTGCTGTGGTCTCTGCTGGCATCAAGTCCATCTTGGACATTGGCCGAACCCTTGAATTTCTT GAGACTCAGGGAGTATGTGTTGCCACATATGGATCATCTAAAAATTTCCCAGCTTTCTTTTCTCCCCAAAGTGGTTTTAGTTCTCCGCACCAAGTCTGCAACCCAAAGGAGGCTGCAGCACTTATAG CCAGTGCTCTGTCTCTGGGTCTTCAAAGTGGGATCCTATTTGCTGTGCCCATCCCAGCGGAGCAAGCTGCAGCAGGACAGGAGATAGAAGAGGCAATACAAGCCGCCGTGAAGGAGGCAAG tgataaatgtgtcaCAGGAAGAGATGTGACGCCATTTATTTTGCAGAAAGTTAATGAACTGACAAAAGGAAAGTCCCTACAGGCCA ACATTGCTCTCATTCATAACAATGCTAAAGTTGGCAGTCAGATAGCATGTGCACtgtcaaaaagacaaaatgagaaGTCAATAACCACAACTAGGCAGAATGGAAACTTGAACAAAGGATCGGATATT GTTGTAATTGGGGGCATAAATGTGGATTTTATTGctaaaggaaaaacaaacacattgctT TCTGGGCAAACTAACCCAGGAAGTGTCTGCCAGTCATTTGGTGGTGTTGGGCGAAACATTGCTG ATGCATTAAGTCGGTTAGGCCACAATCCTCTGTTCATCTCAGCTACTGGAAGTGATTTCCACAGTGAAGCTGTCTTCAGTTACTGCAAACATATG AACACCAGTGGTGTGGTACAGTTAAAGAAGAAGAGCACAGCCACATACTGTGCTGTTATCACTGCGAGTGGAGAGCTGAGCCTTGGACTGGGGGACATGGACATTCACCAACAAATAACTGAGCAATAC gtgTCACAGTTTGAAGATCAGCTCTCTGGTTCCACTCTCGTGTGTCTTGATGGAAACCTGCCAGTCACAACTATAAACTATGTTTGTTCTTTAGTTGAAAAGCATAATATTAATG TGTGGTATGAGCCAACAGACTCAGATAAGGCAAGCAAACCCTTTCTCTCTGAGGCTTGGAAATCACTGTGCTACGCCTCTCCAAACTTCTCAGAGCTGTGCACCATGAATAAAACTTTGGGCTTCCCAGTACCTCAAG CACTGCCAGACACTCTTGATGAAATGTTGGATGTTGCAATGGCTCTCTCACGCCCCCTTCTGGAGCATTTTCACTGTCTGGTAGTGACCCTGGGAGCTTGTGGGGTTCTAATATGTGGTGAAAATAAAGCTGGGTCCATTTACCTACAGCCAAGAAAATGGAAAACT AAAAGACAGCTGGGGGCACTGTTCTATCCTGCTCTGAAAGTGACAGCTGAGGAGACTGTGAATGTCTCAGGAGCGGGAGATag CTTTGCAGGTGCACTGATTGCAGGGATACTTCAGGGCAGAGATACAGACAGTTGTGTCCGAATGGGGCTTTTGGCTGCACGACTATCATTAGCATCAGCACACCCCATTTCCCCCTTTTTGACTAGTGATGCCATAGATCCCAATAAACACCTGAATTGGACCAGGCCAACTTttataaaaattaattaa